Proteins found in one Enterococcus sp. 9D6_DIV0238 genomic segment:
- a CDS encoding BMC domain-containing protein codes for MLESNVQRVIEESVPGKQVTLAHVIASPITEVYESLGVEDTGAIGILTISPFETAIIAADIAGKSADVTVGFLDRFTGSVLLTGDVQSVEVALGAVVTILKERLDYEVVPLTKT; via the coding sequence AACGGGTGATAGAAGAATCTGTTCCAGGAAAGCAAGTGACCTTGGCTCACGTCATTGCTTCGCCGATCACAGAAGTATATGAGTCACTAGGCGTCGAAGATACGGGAGCAATCGGTATCTTAACCATTTCTCCTTTTGAAACAGCGATCATTGCCGCGGATATCGCTGGAAAAAGCGCAGACGTAACAGTCGGGTTCCTTGATCGTTTTACTGGTTCGGTATTGTTGACGGGCGATGTTCAAAGTGTAGAAGTAGCTTTAGGGGCTGTCGTGACTATTTTAAAAGAACGGCTGGATTATGAAGTTGTTCCGCTTACTAAGACATGA
- a CDS encoding EutP/PduV family microcompartment system protein, whose amino-acid sequence MLIIGPKGSGSHIIAQAIEQTDKPIRKVANLLYTKKTIIVPSQYLESPWMHKHIIALQQEAHQALFLLPIQSTKKSYPPNFAQVFRIPIVGVITYKTGNYSEEMVLKAQRSLKEIGIKRRHIQVDLTDKNDLLTVEKYLNMK is encoded by the coding sequence TTGTTGATCATAGGCCCAAAGGGAAGCGGCAGTCATATCATCGCTCAGGCGATCGAGCAAACCGATAAGCCGATTCGAAAAGTTGCTAATCTACTTTATACCAAAAAAACGATCATTGTTCCAAGTCAGTATCTTGAGAGTCCTTGGATGCATAAACATATCATTGCATTACAGCAAGAAGCTCATCAAGCATTGTTTCTTTTACCGATCCAGAGTACGAAAAAAAGTTATCCACCTAATTTTGCTCAAGTTTTTAGAATACCGATAGTGGGTGTCATTACCTATAAAACCGGGAACTATTCCGAAGAAATGGTGCTAAAAGCACAGCGATCATTAAAAGAAATAGGAATCAAAAGAAGACATATTCAAGTTGATTTGACTGATAAAAACGATTTATTAACCGTTGAAAAGTATTTGAACATGAAATAA
- a CDS encoding 1-propanol dehydrogenase PduQ yields MFNQFKMPTKIITGAGSLAELQALSLKKVLIICDPFMEKNGTAEKIGKLLKEKKIGYSIFSEIIPDPTIDVVTKGLVAAIKSKPDGMIALGGGSAMDAAKVIRQMYITAEKESSVQLICIPTTSGTGSEVTAFAVISDPVVQSKYALVDDQMIPDYAILDPLLTMSVPKNVTADTGIDVFTHCMEALASTNATDFTDACAEKAMKIIWNDLVSVFNDGENSMLREKIHNASCLAGISFSEASLGICHSLAHALGGRFHIPHGRANAMLLPHVISYNAGLETEKEIPQLLIYKNIAELLGFKAGTSKATVHAMNTGIQRQFKQMGIPKTINECGIDPEEFITAIPEMAEKALEDKCTLTNPRTPKKAELESIYQRLLRGGY; encoded by the coding sequence TTGTTTAATCAATTTAAAATGCCGACCAAAATCATTACAGGAGCAGGAAGTTTAGCAGAACTACAAGCACTATCTTTAAAGAAAGTCTTGATCATCTGTGATCCATTTATGGAAAAAAATGGAACTGCTGAAAAAATTGGAAAGCTGCTGAAAGAAAAAAAGATTGGCTATAGTATTTTTTCTGAAATCATTCCAGATCCAACGATTGATGTCGTAACGAAAGGGCTAGTTGCAGCAATCAAGTCAAAACCTGATGGAATGATCGCCTTAGGTGGCGGGTCAGCGATGGATGCAGCAAAAGTGATTCGACAAATGTATATCACAGCTGAAAAAGAAAGCTCCGTTCAGTTGATCTGTATTCCTACAACGAGCGGTACGGGTAGTGAAGTGACCGCTTTTGCAGTGATATCTGATCCTGTTGTACAAAGTAAATATGCTTTGGTCGATGATCAGATGATTCCTGATTATGCAATATTAGATCCCCTGTTAACGATGAGTGTTCCCAAAAATGTCACAGCAGATACAGGGATCGATGTTTTTACTCATTGTATGGAAGCTTTAGCTTCAACAAATGCTACTGACTTTACCGATGCTTGTGCTGAAAAAGCAATGAAAATCATTTGGAATGATTTGGTTTCAGTTTTTAATGATGGCGAAAATAGTATGCTGCGCGAAAAAATCCACAATGCTTCATGCCTAGCTGGAATCTCATTCAGCGAAGCTTCTTTAGGAATTTGTCATAGCTTAGCACATGCTCTAGGTGGTCGTTTCCATATTCCGCATGGTCGAGCGAATGCGATGCTACTGCCTCATGTGATCAGTTACAATGCCGGTCTAGAGACAGAAAAAGAAATTCCGCAGTTACTGATTTATAAAAATATAGCGGAGCTTTTAGGCTTTAAAGCTGGGACCTCAAAGGCAACCGTTCATGCGATGAATACAGGGATTCAGCGTCAGTTTAAACAAATGGGTATTCCAAAGACCATCAATGAATGCGGGATCGATCCAGAAGAATTTATTACGGCGATTCCTGAAATGGCTGAGAAAGCTTTAGAAGATAAATGTACGCTGACTAACCCAAGAACACCGAAAAAAGCAGAACTAGAATCGATTTATCAGAGGCTGTTAAGAGGTGGTTATTGA